The genomic stretch GGCACATTTATCCCCACTATCATTAACTTAGATATGAAGTATTTCCTGGGGCGTCGAGAGgagctttaaaataataaaacattttttcctgtTAAATAAATTAAGGTAGTGTGCAACTGTACTCTAGCAGCTATTTTATATGCTcactattttccttaaaaaaaaaaaaaaaaaaaaaaaggaagcaagctgTTTGTATTTAGCTTCTCTCTAGCTATTTGACCTGGGCAAGCCACTTCATTTTGGATCTCAGCGTCCTCATCCTTGAAATAGATTGTGGaacttaaaaacttaaaagctGTACATGACCTTGTGTTCTCAAGGATCTGTCTTAGTGCGTGGAGGTTGAGTATTGCTTATCAAGTCATAACGAGGTTGATTTGCTCTGTTTACAGAACATTTGAGAGTTGTCCTTCTGATGTGGGTTCAATGATCATGTGATgtagggaggaaggaggctggctTTGATGACAGCGGGGAAGAGGAGTTTAATGTGGAGTCAACTAAACTCTTACACTAGACTTGTTGCTTCAGAAGTAAAAAAGCAGGACAAgattagcttaaaaaaaaaaatagatagatagctTGCTGGGTAGTAGTGGCATAcaccctcaatcccagcacttgggaggtgcaggcaggtggatctctgtgagttcaaggccagccttgtctacacagtgagttccaggacagccagggctacacagagaaaccctgcctccaaagaaacaagcaggaaacaaaaaaaaactgagaaatacAGTACTTTTCAGGAGGCTCTGAGTTAGACTGTTTTGTTTAGTGACATGTACAAAGAGTGTGCTTTTACACTCTTTCCAGTGTCCTGCGAATGTGCACTTAAAGATGCTTTCCTGCTTATACGGGAAGCATCCTGCTTCACTATACACAGTCGGTTACTTTCACACTCAAGACCTGATTGAAAGTCACCAGCCTGGGCAGCCCATTTCCACTTAGCAGGAGTATTACACTTTAGTattgcatcttttttttcccctctcctcatATAGGTTTCTCCATTTATAATGcagaaatctaaaattaaaaatactccaAATTCTGAAACAGCCCATTTGAGGCTTTTAGATTTGGAGTTTTCAGACTATCAAAGCAGGTAAAGTCTATGCAgctatatagatatattttttttataaattatgcatttatataataaataaatatatttaatctaTCAATGAATAGATATAATAAATACTAGAGATTACatataagtaattttattttattaatttatttatattacatctcaatggttatcccctcccttgtatcctcccattcctccctcccttccattttccccttattcccctcccctatgactgtgactaaggggaacTTCCtctccttgtatatgctcatagggtatcaagtctcttcttggtagcctgctatccttcctctgagagccaccaggtctccccatccaggggacgtggtcaaatatgaggcaccagagtcttttgtgtatacatacatacatatacatatacatatcttagggtttcattgctgtgaagagacaccatgaccaaggctacataaccaaggaaaacatttaataagtGCTGGCAGCATCCGGgcagatgtgatgctggagaaggagctgagagttgtacatctggatctgcaggcagcagaaggggactgtgctCCATAGCGGGCAGAGCTTGAGCACAGGAGGCCTCagagcccgcccccacagtgacacacttcctccaacaaggcccccaCTCTTAACAGTGCCATTCCccatggaccaagcattcaaacacattaGCGTAGGGGGTCATTCTGATGTAGTTAAGCTGAAGTACTGACCCCAAGGGTTTCAGGTATCGGATGCTCAAGCTGGGTTAGTGTCACTCCTAGGAAGGCTCGTCCCTCCCTCCGTCTAAGTTCCCATTGCGCAGGCTTCACCTGGACTGGGCATTTGCTCACCCGTTCTCCTGCAGTGTCAGTGCGCTACAGCCATTACATTGTGTCTTATGTACTGCTGAGTATAGTTCAGGGGTAGTTTAGAGGACCCCGTGTTGCTTGTTAGGGAAAGGAAAGCTCTGTGGGTCTTACAGAGGCACTGGGTACGATGTACAGAGGTGTGAGTTCTCTAAGCATGAGCTCAGGAGCTGCCTGATTCTGGCTCTCACTCAGCCATTCCTTCTTATTCCCAGGTCCTGTTTGTGCCAGATGCCAACGTCCCTTCTAGTACCTTACGGCTTTCGTCGTCCACCCCTGGTGCTACTGTCTCTCCGTCATCGTCAGATGCAGAATATGATAAACTGCCTGTACGTGTGTTAGTTCATTTCTCTGTAGTTCACTTCTGTGACTagctgtggaaatcagtatgctgtgttttaaaaagataattatatgAAAAATTTTCCGCAAAGTGGTGAGGTTAGGGGAGTTGCCATCAGGTGAGAGAATGCAGCCTCCCCCAGCACACCTGTTTACCAAAGGTCTGAAAGGGAAAAGTGCGTGCCTTGTGCagaagcagtggttctcaaccttcctaatcctgtGGCCATTTAGTACAACTCTTCATGTCAGGGTGACCCCACAACCATAAGATTTCCAttgctgggcctggagagatggctcagaggttaagagcactgcctgctcttccagaggacctgagttcaattcccagcaaccacacagtggctcacaaccatctataatgagatctggtgtcctcttctggcctgcaggtgtacatgcaagtaaaacactgtatatgtaataaatctttaaaaaaaaaaagatttccattgctgcttcataagtgtaattgtgctactgttatgagttgtaatgtaaatccctgtgtttcctgatggtcttaggtgacccctgtgaaagcgTCAttcaacccacagattgagaaccactgtgcaaAAGCACCATGCTAAATTCCTCATTAAGTGTCTAGGAATTAGAATCAACAATCTAGAATGAGTTATTTTCTACAACATTTAATGAAACAGTTTTATAGGCTCACATATAGTTTTCAGTCTTAGTTTGATTTGGGTATTTATCAGTCTTACCTCTAATTTAGGAAATAGACATTTTTTAACTTGTGTTGAAGCTGGTTAGTGTTAGTATTAAAAGTTACttatacatgatatatatatactcacttgtaattggacactagcccaaaagggatatcccatgaaagtcttcacttaccaggagactggggtagatgtgaggacatcctactaggaccctaggtgagagaagcatgggagaatgggaaaatagaaggatccagagggtcctagaaacctacaagaagaacatcatgatgggcggttctggacccaggggttctgctcaaacaactgcaccaaccaaggacaatacatgcagtaaacattgaatccttctcagatctagccaatggacaggacattatccacaattatgtggagagtggggactgagtctgacatgaactctggtgccccatatttgaccacttccccgtggtagggaggcctggtggcactcagagaaaggataagcaagctaccaaaatgggacttgatagatagcctatgactatatagtgggggaggaggtccccctcggtcacagacctagggaaggggaatagggtgaaaacgggagggagaaaggaacaggtggatacaagtgaggggaaaacaattgaggtgtaatctgaataaattaactaaataaaaaagttaCTTAGCTGTATTGAGATTTTAGTTTTCTGATtgttgatgtttaaaaaaataatccaaatttTAGTGATCTTCTAAAGAAAGGTATTAATATTCTGTTTTTTGAATCAAGAATTCAGATCAGGTTATAAatagaaacttttaaaacatttttttcttttttacatatacatttatataatgtagAAGAGaaacttttgaaaacaaaaaaaaataattagtggGATTTTTGAAGGGCGTGTCATTTCCCCTTTTAATGTTCAAGGAAAAGCAGATATAGCATACTTATGATATAATGTTTTGAAAgggtgatttatttttctttaattttggacATTTTTGCCTTCATAAGGATGCTGATTTAGCAAGAAAGGCCTTAAAACCCGTTGAGAGGGTGTTATCATCGACTTCTGAAGAGGATGAGCCTGGTGTTGTGAAGTTTCTCAAGATGAATTGCCGTTACTTCACTGATGGAAAGGTACCTGCCACTCTGATGGCTTGCCAGTCAGGGAAATCTGCAGCAAGCACACAAGAGTGCTCATTGCTGGAAGAAACGCTCCATTGAACGTTTTACCCACAGCTGCAGTGCAAGACTTGACAAATGTTCATTGATTTTCTTGCTGGTTACTTGACCTTTTACCCATTGAAGTAAATATATTGATGAAATAGACATACAATGCCTTGTGATTTTAGATTTGCAATTTCTATTTTAGCTCTTGAATTGCTAGGGAGAAATGGTCTGAGTTTAACAGCAAATATTTGCTGGGTTTAAATTCTAATGTTACCAATTGCTAATATGAGATTCAAGGGAAGGAATTTGAATATCCTTATAGTGTAATTTTCCCatctatataataataatgatactaATATTTAACTAGTGGGGTACGTTACTTAAAAGAGATGATTCATGCAATGATCTTACCTCTAGTCTAGGAAGTAGAAGTTTTCAGCTTTGTGTTGATACTTGATGATATTAGCATTAAAAATTACTTCAGCTACATCATGGTTTTAGTCTTCTGACTGTTGGTGTTTACAAAAGAGATCCAACTTTGTGTGAACTTCTGAAGAAAAGTCTATATTAATATTCTGGGCTTGGAATTTAGAATTTATATCAGGTTACAAATAGTAAAGaaacttttgaaaagaaaaatattaattccCGAACTGAACAGCAATTTACAAAGATTACAAGACTCATCAAAGGTATCATTGACCTAGCAGCTGGGAGTCTCATGTCTGGTCCCTGGTAGACCTACTTTGCCCATCAACAGGATCTCCAGGATGGCTTGAGATGCCTAATTCCCACAATGCAGCTGTACAAGCTGGGGCTGCAGGCTCTCCCTATTGCTGTTTGTATTGAATTTTGCTGGAGATGAGACTTGTGATTGTGTTAGCAAAGATACTGGGACTGTTCTTTGACACCACAATTCTGATTCCGCTTCAGCACTGTACGTGTGAGCCACGTGCTGGAGACACGGAGACGACTTGTTGAGTGGATCGTAACGCACCAAGTTCTTGGTCATGAACAGACTGCAAAGCACTACGCTCTTGATCAGGAATGGTCTTGGCACAGTCTGTTCTCCTTCTGACGGAGAAATGGGGGGGCGTGTGCTGTGAGATAAGAGGTTGTGAGGCAGGATCACAACGCAGGCATCCAGTTGCAGCCTTATGAGCAACAGGGAGCTGCCGCTGCTCCCATGCCTCCCCAGCCACCAGCATTGAGAGTCTCCAGCATGCTTTCTAGCTCTCCTAACACAGATGTGATTGTCACACAGGAGACTGTGGGAGGACAAAGTAATCAAAGGCTCTGTGCTAGCTGGGGAAACCTTTTCTGTCCCACGTACTATCTTCTGTCCCTTCCCTCTGCAGGGTGTGGTCGGCGGTGTCATGATTGTCACTCCCAACAACATCATGTTTGACCCTCACAAGTCCGATCCCTTGGTGATCGAAAACGGGTGTGAGGAATACGGTCTCATCTGCCCCATGGAAGAGGTGGTCTCCATTGCCCTGTACAACGACATttcccacatgaagatcaaagaCGCTCTGCCATCGTAAGAGCCAGTTCTCCTTTTTAGCCTGGGAGCTATAGAGAGGTTTAAATGGAACTTAAAAGTGAGGGTGTTTGCAGAGGCCAGGGCGCTGTAGAAGCAAGAGGCCGTGAAGAAGGAAGACAAAATGCGGAGATTTGGGGTTGTGAAGTTGGAAAAATAGacaaagaggaagtggaaaggataaagaaaacgtgAACATCCAAATAGTAAAGGAAAAATATCGACTTAAAAATCTACCTGGAGAGAGATAgccacacgcacgcgcacgcacgtgATCTGCCCaaagtgagaggaaaaaaagagaaaagagggataAAGGGAGAGACTGGAATGGGAGGTGACTAAAAAACTAAAGCCATCCTCACATTCAGGGtttgggtggggggagtgggatATTTAATAGGCGCCACAGAAAGTAGGAAACTCAGAATCTCGTTTGGCAGATCGAAGACTGAGATTCTGAGTTCCAGCACGAGAGGATTCTCTATCACACTAAGTTATTACATCAAAGCATCTTCAGTATTTTCTGGGATACTGGATACCCCAGAATACACACTAATACACGCCCAGATATACACTAAGGTGGTCCGTTTAGTGTCTTCCCGCTCCTACAGAACAAACACTCAGGCACTACCATATTTTAGCATAGGCTCCTAGAGGCTCAGTGAATGCTTCTTGAATCTGAGGATGAATTAAAGCTTTTATGCCATTTAGTAGAGCCTAACACTTATATGGGCTTTTATTTCCTATTCAGAGAAACCCAGGCTTTTCATGCAAATGGCTTATAAGATATCTCCAGGGAGAGTCTTTGTTTAAACTCAAAACTGCTTGGAACTTCGTTTCTTTGGTGGCATGATCATTTCTTTTGAAGCGAGAACGGATAAAGTACTACCTGAAAACCGTCTGACCTATTTAGAAAGCATACTTAATCCTGAAATTGGAAGTATTCATTTAGACAGGAGTTTTGTATCTCTGCAAACCTAGCAGAGGTGCTACTAATGTTGTAGGTGAAGATGCAGCCCCCGCCCTCTCCGAGATAGTTCCAGTTgtatttaaatgtacatttttcttaGCCAAGTGTAGTGGTCCATGCTGTACTCCTAGTCTTTGGGAGGTCCAGGGGAGAAcgctgtaagttcaaagccagtctgggttacaaaacgaacacacaaaacaacaacaataaaaaattataacaaaGCACCAACCTAACTAAAAGGTCTAGTGTCTTGGCCATTTATCTTGAACTTGGAAGAACATACTTAGCAAATGTTTTCTATAATTCAAATCTGAGTTCTAAGAATCTTTTATTAGGGGTCTGTAAGTGATTATATCTCAGGATAATATGTTTCAGATGATGAATAAGTCATTGCATTGTTATTGTTACACTTTTTAAATGCTTTAGAAATGTATGCAATATTTTAAGAGCTTctctgtaaaatttatttttctctacgTCTTTAAATTGTAAGGTACTGTTACTTCCAGTAATAATGGAAGTTAACTTTTGGGTCTCCTTTGCAAGTAGTAGGGTCTTTTAATTATAAACATCTAATTTGAAGGCAAGTAACAAAAAACATTATAGTTCAAAGTCAGTTTACAGAGAAGAGTTAAATGGGCTGAGATATCAAGGGGCCTTTCAGAATTCTGCAGTTGATTTGTAATTTCTACTAATTTATTGAAAAGGAGACATTCAACTTCTCAAAGAATTTTAGTCATTGATACTAAGatcttccctttgtcctttctttcGTGAATACCAAAATTTCATAAATGTCAAAAAGTTTCATATTAAGAAGTCTCTCGGGTTCTACATCCATCCATGTTCTGAGTGTATCCGTGTGACCTAGCAGGAGGCACAACTTACATGGTTCATCCATTTGCCATTCCTTTGGttgacttatattttattttgtaatcagtctgtttcattttcttatcttGAAATCATTTTTAGCATAAATTTAAGTTGAATCTATTTTTTGGTTTGAGTTttagttgagttttgttttgtgttttgcctttcctccactttgtttttgcttttattttttaacattccaTGTGCATCCACCATTTTTGCCCCAACAGCGACCTACCTCAGGATCTTTGTCCTCTGTACAGGCCTGGAGAATGGGAAGACCTGGCTTCAGAAAAGGATATCAATCCTTTCAGTAAGTTCAAGTCCATCAACAAGGAAAAACGACAGCAGAATGGGGAGAGAGGCCTCGCTTTAGACCCCAAATCAGTGGGCTCTCCCGAGGACTCAACAGAGTGTGCACAGGTGAAGCCCCCAGACGGCTCAGAGTCATGGAAATTAAAGAAACTGGTACCTTCCAAGGGAACAGCTAGTGAGTCTTCTTCAGTCACTCAGCTCAGCAAGGGGCCTCCTGACACCCGTGCTACAGCCAAAGAAAACTGTCTTTTAGGAGAGGACGAGGACTTTGTTGACTTGGAAGACCTTTCTTCTCAATCTGGGAGTGGAGCGGACAAAGGAAATACCACAAAGAAATGCCTTTCCTATGGCCAAACGGAGGCTGAGCCCCAACCAGTCACGTCTGCAAAGGAAACGCAGGTGCCGTCAGCCCCGAACTTCGTGGGAACAGAGAGCGATGCTGAACTGAAAGGGGCCCTGGATTTAGAAACCTGTGAGAAGCAGGATAAAGTGCCGGAAGTGGACAAGCAGTCTGGGTCCCCAGAAAACCAGGAAGAGAGCACGCTGAAGATCCACGAAGATCTCGATAAAGTTAAGCTCATTGAGTTTTAcctaaataaaaaccaagaaggGTCACAGCTGTCTGAAAATGTACAGAAGTCAGAACTAAGTGACGGCAAAAGTCTTAAACCAGGAGGAATAGACATCATGCTTAGTAGGGCTCTTCCCCAAGCAGGTGATTCCCCACCTGAGGGCAACAGAGAGCCAGATGCAGTATGGGTAAAagggagagagactctgtccccaaaACAAGACCCTGGTGCGGAGGAAACTGTGATTAACAACAAAGAAGCTGTGGACTCTTTGGAATCATCTCTAGACAAGAGCTGTCAAGGTGCACAGATGGATAACAAATCTGAGATTCAGTTATGGCTGCTAAAGAGAATTCAGGTACCCATTGAAGGTAAGCTCTCAGTTGGCTGGGTTTTGGGTAGATGGATTGTGTGGGtgaggcatgtatgtatgtgcatgtgtgtgtagtatgtatgaatgtgtttgtgcgtgtgtgtgcatagaaTGTATGAATGGATGTgcatgggtgtatgtatgtgtgtgtagtatgtattaatgtatgtgcatgtgcatgtgtgtgtggtattatgaatgtgtgtgtgtgtgtgtgtagaatgtatgaatgtgtgcatgtgtgtatagtatctatgaatgtgtacatgcatgtgttccCATGTGTggatgcatatatgtacatagaaGCCCTATGTTTTTTACCATGGTCCACTTTATTTACTATTGCTGAATCTTTCACTGGACATTAATGCCTGGgataaaaatttgtaaaatatag from Acomys russatus chromosome 21, mAcoRus1.1, whole genome shotgun sequence encodes the following:
- the Ncoa7 gene encoding nuclear receptor coactivator 7 isoform X1, which gives rise to METKEERKEQKERKQSYFARLKKKKQAKQNAEIVSTAATRSHFGKEDANSAILEQDKSNIAVEGESTTDEKKKRKNNQLKEIRRTELKRYYSVDNNQSKAHDKKEKKMVVQKPHGTVEYTAGSQDTLNSVALKFNVTPNKLVELNKLFTHTIVPGQVLFVPDANVPSSTLRLSSSTPGATVSPSSSDAEYDKLPDADLARKALKPVERVLSSTSEEDEPGVVKFLKMNCRYFTDGKGVVGGVMIVTPNNIMFDPHKSDPLVIENGCEEYGLICPMEEVVSIALYNDISHMKIKDALPSDLPQDLCPLYRPGEWEDLASEKDINPFSKFKSINKEKRQQNGERGLALDPKSVGSPEDSTECAQVKPPDGSESWKLKKLVPSKGTASESSSVTQLSKGPPDTRATAKENCLLGEDEDFVDLEDLSSQSGSGADKGNTTKKCLSYGQTEAEPQPVTSAKETQVPSAPNFVGTESDAELKGALDLETCEKQDKVPEVDKQSGSPENQEESTLKIHEDLDKVKLIEFYLNKNQEGSQLSENVQKSELSDGKSLKPGGIDIMLSRALPQAGDSPPEGNREPDAVWVKGRETLSPKQDPGAEETVINNKEAVDSLESSLDKSCQGAQMDNKSEIQLWLLKRIQVPIEDILPSKEEKSKTPPMFLCIKVGKPMRKSFASHTAAMVQQYGKRRKQPEYWFAVPRERVGHLYTFFVQWSPDVYGKDAKDQGFVVVEREELNMIDNFFSEPTTKSWEIITVEEAKRRKSTCSYYEEEEEEEEEGLPVLHPHSALLENMHIEQVGSPQAEQWRLLGLKCCLPVV
- the Ncoa7 gene encoding nuclear receptor coactivator 7 isoform X2; its protein translation is METKEERKEQKERKQSYFARLKKKKQAKQNAEIVSTAATRSHFGKEDANSAILEQDKSNIAVEGESTTDEKKKRKNNQLKEIRRTELKRYYSVDNNQSKAHDKKEKKMVVQKPHGTVEYTAGSQDTLNSVALKFNVTPNKLVELNKLFTHTIVPGQVLFVPDANVPSSTLRLSSSTPGATVSPSSSDAEYDKLPDADLARKALKPVERVLSSTSEEDEPGVVKFLKMNCRYFTDGKGVVGGVMIVTPNNIMFDPHKSDPLVIENGCEEYGLICPMEEVVSIALYNDISHMKIKDALPSDLPQDLCPLYRPGEWEDLASEKDINPFSKFKSINKEKRQQNGERGLALDPKSVGSPEDSTECAQVKPPDGSESWKLKKLVPSKGTASESSSVTQLSKGPPDTRATAKENCLLGEDEDFVDLEDLSSQSGSGADKGNTTKKCLSYGQTEAEPQPVTSAKETQVPSAPNFVGTESDAELKGALDLETCEKQDKVPEVDKQSGSPENQEESTLKIHEDLDKVKLIEFYLNKNQEGSQLSENVQKSELSDGKSLKPGGIDIMLSRALPQAGDSPPEGNREPDAVWVKGRETLSPKQDPGAEETVINNKEAVDSLESSLDKSCQGAQMDNKSEIQLWLLKRIQVPIEDILPSKEEKSKTPPMFLCIKVGKPMRKSFASHTAAMVQQYGKRRKQPEYWFAVPRERVGHLYTFFVQWSPDVYGKDAKDQGFVVVEREELNMIDNFFSEPTTKSWEIITVEEAKRRKSTCSYYEEEEEEEEEGLPVLHPHSALLENMHIEQLARRLPARVQGYPWRLAYSTIEHGTSLKTLYRKSASLDSPVLLVIKDMDNQIFGAYATHPFKFSDHYYGTGETFLYTFSPNFKVFKWSGENSYFINGDISSLELGGGGGRFGLWLDADLYHGRSNSCSTFNNDILSKKEDFIVQDLEVWTFE